CCATTGCGGCCATGGATAAGGCGGCCCGCAAGGTGCTCAGTTTGTTGGGTAACGAAGACATTGCCCACGTTAATTCTAGTTGTGGGGCGGAGCAGGAATATTTTTTGGTGGATGCCAATTTTGCTAGCCAACGGCCGGACCTACTCCTCGCCGGACGGACTTTGTTTGGCAAGCTCCCGGCTAAGGGTCAGGAATTCGATGACCATTATTTTGGCGCTATTCCTGAACGGGTGCAGGTGTTCATGCAGGACGTGGAGGAGACCCTTTATAAGTTGGGTATTCCAGCTAAAACTCGCCATAATGAAGTGGCTCCCGGCCAGTTCGAAATTGCGCCCTTTTTTGAAGCGGCTAACGTGGCCAGTGACCACCAACAATTGTTAATGACGGTACTGAAAAATACGGCCAAAAAACATGGCTTTGTCTGTCTACTCCATGAAAAGCCTTTTGCGGGCATCAACGGTTCCGGTAAGCACGTTAACTGGTCAGTGGGTAACTCCACCCAGGGTAATTTGCTTGATCCCGGCGATTCTCCCCACGATAATGCCCAATTCCTCGTTTTTTGCGGTGCAGTGATTCGGGGAGTGCACAAATACGGCCCTCTGATGCGGGCGGCGATCGCCACGGCTAGTAATGACCACCGTTTGGGGGCCAACGAAGCTCCCCCGGCCATTATGTCCGTTTATCTGGGTACCCAATTAGAAGAGGTGTTTGAACAGATCAAAACCGGCAGTGTGAAGGATTCCAAGAAAAAAGGCGTGATGGATCTGGGAGTTGATGTACTTCCAGATTTAACCAAGGACGCTGGCGATCGAAACCGTACTTCTCCCTTTGCCTTCACTGGTAACCGTTTTGAATTCCGAGCAGTGGGCTCCAGTCAGTCGGTTTCTGGTCCGCTAATTGTGCTGAACACCATGCTGGCTGACTCCCTTAACTGGATTGGCGATCGTCTGGAGGCGGAGTTGGCCAAGGGATTGGACTTGGACACTGCCATTTTGACGGTGCTGAAGGAAATTATGGAAAACCACGGCCAGGTAATTTTTGGTGGCAATGGCTATTCCGAAGAATGGCATAAAATGGCAGTGGAAGAACGGGGTTTGGCCAACTTGCGTACTACTGCCGATGCTTTGCCGGTGCTGAAGGAGAAGTATATCGAAGACCTATTTGAAAAAACTGGTGTATTGACTCCAGTGGAGTTGGAAAGCCGCTTTGAAGTCTACGCTGAGCAGTACATCCTCTCCATTGAAGTGGAAGCCAAACTGGTGGTCAGCATGGCCAAAACGGTCATTTATCCAGCGGCAGTGGAATACCTGTCCAAACTTTCCTCCACCATTGCCAGCCTCAGTGGTTTAGGCATTGATTTTGAAAAGGAAAGTGCCAAAAAGATCGCTGATTTGACCAACCAAATGGTCGGTGCTGTCGCCAAACTAAGTGAAGCTA
The genomic region above belongs to Synechocystis sp. PCC 6803 substr. PCC-P and contains:
- a CDS encoding glutamine synthetase III encodes the protein MTGNAARTQSVHQIINRPLSSGKKLSRLEDMWAENVFNLSKMQASLPKGVFKSIKNTITTGEKLDPSVADAVATAMRDWAMGKGAMYYAHVFYPMTNLSAEKHDGFISVQGDGNVISEFSGKVLVQGEPDGSSFPNGGIRDTFEARGYTGWDVTSPAYIMETDNGSTLCIPTVFVSWTGEALDKKVPLLRSIAAMDKAARKVLSLLGNEDIAHVNSSCGAEQEYFLVDANFASQRPDLLLAGRTLFGKLPAKGQEFDDHYFGAIPERVQVFMQDVEETLYKLGIPAKTRHNEVAPGQFEIAPFFEAANVASDHQQLLMTVLKNTAKKHGFVCLLHEKPFAGINGSGKHVNWSVGNSTQGNLLDPGDSPHDNAQFLVFCGAVIRGVHKYGPLMRAAIATASNDHRLGANEAPPAIMSVYLGTQLEEVFEQIKTGSVKDSKKKGVMDLGVDVLPDLTKDAGDRNRTSPFAFTGNRFEFRAVGSSQSVSGPLIVLNTMLADSLNWIGDRLEAELAKGLDLDTAILTVLKEIMENHGQVIFGGNGYSEEWHKMAVEERGLANLRTTADALPVLKEKYIEDLFEKTGVLTPVELESRFEVYAEQYILSIEVEAKLVVSMAKTVIYPAAVEYLSKLSSTIASLSGLGIDFEKESAKKIADLTNQMVGAVAKLSEAMAKHDFANTEEKLQYCAQTLRPLMDEVRTFADALEGEIADSFWPLPTYQEMLFIK